In the Cryptococcus decagattii chromosome 12, complete sequence genome, one interval contains:
- a CDS encoding ATP-dependent RNA helicase MAK5 — MAKIDKKTKLKLKKKSVRSSAKSTAEQKPKKYVAADSLTWKPVKTSSFSGIDGGGGMMMLEELEDVGIEWEEADGGRKVAKFVEVESKMSKGKKKAAQEEPEQEEQKDNEEASLESGYKEAEESDGKETATEDDEEEFPDFAGFAEEDLNAADEEEHPDSDDEPVFNDDLLPEWSSISLHPALKRSFLASSFTAPTAIQSRAIPAGITGRDVVGVAETGSGKTLAYALPILHYLLGQRKPRAGIRRPLSALVLCPTRELALQVMDHLNALLKHALATSDGGKPQGPPRISVGSVVGGLSAQKQKRILDRGCDVIVATPGRLWDLIKTDDELATSVRTLRFLVIDEADRMIENGHFAELESIVKLTQRSTVKQGPDDDDPVFQAMATIFEESVARDDMQTFVFSATLSKDLQTNLKRRSRSWKGKGKRSSTLEDLVEKLDFRDENPEVIDLSPEGGVVSSLRESMIESTKADKDLYLYYFLLRYPGRSIIFVNSIDSIRRLLPLFTLLQLPTFPLHSHLQQKQRLKNLDRFKSNPNGILIATDVAARGLDIPHVDHVVHFNLPRTADAYIHRSGRTARAQNEGFALQLVSPDEKSVQRALMKSLERTHELPDLSIEAGFLPSLRERLRVATEIEKAQHRATKATHDKNWLLEAAEAMDIDIDPSMLDGEDDDPDAPYFKPKKQDRSKGKASVENLKMELKALLQEKLVARGVSIRYPTSGSKVIVDDLIKSTGHGTLLGASTSKAYDQVEKTGKRKLGSGRPGVVKKKKVAAR, encoded by the exons ATGGCGAAGATTGACAAGAAAAccaagctcaagctcaagaagAAATCTGTGAGATCGTCAGCTAAGTCCACTGCTGAGCAGAAGCCCAAGAAGTATGTCGCGGCCGACTCGCTCACATGGAAGCCCGTCAAAACTTCAAGCTTCTCTGGCATTGACGGTGGCGGCGGTATGATGATGCTTGAGGAGCTAGAAGATGTCGGGATAGAATGGGAAGAGGCGGATGGTGGGAGGAAGGTAGCAAAGTTTGTCGAGGTGGAAAGTAAGATGAGTAAGGGCAAGAAAAAGGCAGCGCAAGAGGAACCCgagcaagaagagcaaaaagATAATGAGGAAGCTTCTTTAGAAAGTGGATATAAGGAAGCTGAAGAGTCTGATGGCAAAGAGACCGCTAcggaggatgatgaagaagagttcCCTGATTTCGCAGGGTTCGCTGAAGAGGACCTCAATGCTGCagacgaggaggagcatCCTGATTCAGATGACGAGCCTGTTTTCAACG ATGACCTACTCCCCGAATGGTCTTCTATCTCCCTTCATCCCGCTCTTAAACGTTCTTTCCTTGCATCCAGCTTCACCGCTCCTACTGCGATCCAATCTCGAGCCATTCCCGCTGGAATTACTGGTCGAGACGTCGTTGGTGTGGCCGAAACCGGCTCGGGTAAAACACTCGCCTACGCTTTGCCCATCCTCCACTATCTGCTCGGTCAGCGCAAACCGAGGGCTGGCATCAGGCGCCCTTTGTCCGCTTTAGTCCTCTGTCCTACAAGAGAACTTGCTCTGCAAGTGATGGACCATCTTAATGCCTTGTTGAAACATGCACTCGCCACTTCGGATGGGGGGAAACCTCAAGGCCCACCTAGAATTAGTGTTGGCTCCGTTGTTGGTGGTCTCAGTGCGCAAAAACAGAAGAGGATTTTGGATAGAGGATGTGATGTTATTGTTGCGACTCCTGGTCGATTATGGGATCTTATCAAGACT GATGATGAGCTCGCAACTAGTGTCAGGACATTAAGGTTCTTGGTTATCGATGAGGCGGATCGAATGATTGAGAATGGGCACTTTGCAGAGTTGGAGAGTATTGTCAAACTTACTCAACGTTCTACTGT CAAACAAGGCcctgatgatgatgacccCGTCTTCCAAGCCATGGCCACTATTTTTGAAGAGTCAGTGGCTAGAGATGACATGCAGACCTTTGTTTTCTCTGCTACTCTTTCCAAAGATTTGCAGACGAACCTcaagaggaggagcagatcttggaaagggaagggaaagaggtCTTCAACTCTCG AGGATTTGGTGGAGAAGCTTGATTTCAGAGATGAGAACCCCGAAGTTATTGATTTGTCCCCTGAAGGAGGTGTTGTTTCTTCATTAAGGGAGAGCATGATCGAGTCTACAAAAGCCGACAAG GACCTCTATCTCTATTATTTCCTCCTCCGATACCCAGGCCGATCAATTATCTTTGTTAACTCTATCGACTCCATCCGCCGCCTTCTCCCCCTTTTCACTCTCCTCCAACTCCCTACTTTCCCTCTTCACTCCCACCTGCAACAAAAACAACGTCTCAAAAACCTCGATCGATTCAAGTCTAATCCCAACGGTATCTTAATCGCCACCGACGTCGCTGCGCGCGGTTTGGATATCCCCCATGTTGATCACGTTGTTCATTTCAATCTGCCCCGAACGGCCGACGCGTACATTCACCGCTCAGGTCGTACCGCTCGAGCACAAAATGAGGGCTTCGCTCTACAACTTGTGTCTCCGGATGAAAAGTCTGTCCAGCGCGCGTTGATGAAGAGCCTTGAGCGAACGCATGAGCTACCCGATCTTTCTATCGAGGCCGgtttccttccttctcttcgtGAGCGGCTGAGGGTGGCAACTGAGATTGAAAAAGCACAACATCGAGCGACCAAAGCAACGCACGATAAAAACTGGTTACTCGAAGCAGCAGAAGCAATGGATATTGATATCGACCCTTCAATGCttgatggagaggatgatgatccTGATGCCCCGTATTTTAAACCTAAAAAGCAGGATAGGAGCAAGGGGAAAGCATCTGTGGAGAATTTGAAAATGGAGCTGAAGGCTTTGCTGCAGGAGAAGCTCGTCGCAAGGGGTGTGTCGATCAGGTATCCGACGAGTGGGAGTAAAGTCATCGTGGATGACCTGATCAAATCAACCG GTCATGGAACGTTGTTGGGCGCGAGCACGAGCAAAGCGTACGACCAAGTGGAGAAGACcggaaaaagaaaattgGGATCGGGAAGACCTGGAGttgtcaagaagaagaaggtggcGGCACGATGA